The following proteins are co-located in the Perca fluviatilis chromosome 22, GENO_Pfluv_1.0, whole genome shotgun sequence genome:
- the chpf2 gene encoding LOW QUALITY PROTEIN: chondroitin sulfate glucuronyltransferase (The sequence of the model RefSeq protein was modified relative to this genomic sequence to represent the inferred CDS: deleted 1 base in 1 codon): MRERPKAARGKRWYEAVSAAAHVNALRLCSESLYWPALPLILGLSLGCSLSLLMVSWTQGDTDDSCGDELGNGRLFMGRADAQRDSRDEAADEDVQPRIVPYHKDPNKPHKKVLRTRYIHTELGIRERLLVGVLTSRATLNTLAVAVNRTVAHRFHRTFFFTGLRSPKVPHGMTVVAHGDDRPVWLMYETVRHLHQHYGSDYDWFLLAQDDTYMQADRLSELVGHLSAGQDLYMGRAEEFIGGEEKARYCHGGYGYLLSRSLLARLQPHLDTCRNDILSVRPDEWLGRCIIDYLGLSCVEVHQEMTYRYFELGKNADPEREDSIPFKNAFTVHPISEPNLMYRLHKRFSQIELEWTYLQIQQLQVQINNLSDLTPEGKAGVTWPIGINPPFKPRSRFEVINWEYFTEEHIYSCIDSSPKCEMRGADRADVNAVLEIAVGRLNERYQPQLRFRKRRLLNGYRRFDPTRGMEYMLDLALEVYTQKGHSQVIAKRVNLLRPLSAVEIIPMPYVTEATRVQVILPVTAQDQDYVGNFLDMYVMNTLDTHDNVLLTFLFIYDPFDAQRVSQTDVFAGIKAMIGEVEKRYGDVKIPWISVKTEVPSQVKLMDIISKKHPVDTLFFLAGVWTEVNADFLNRCRMNAISNWQVFFPIHFQEYSPAVMYRDQQPSAASSSFASESLRGPAHFDRHVFDEACFYNADYMTARTKMAADILDNEELLESMDVYDIFVRYSGLHVFRAVEPALIQKYVRRACNPRFSEDIYHRCVLSNLEGLGSRSHLAMALFEQEQANST, translated from the exons ATGAGGGAAAGGCCAAAGGCGGCAAGGGGAAAGCGGTGGTACGAAGCGGTTTCCGCCGCAGCCCACGTGAACGCGCTCAGATTATGCTCTGAATCATTATACTG GCCTGCTTTACCCCTCATCCTCGGGCTGTCTCTGGGATGTAGTCTGAGCCTTTTGATGGTGTCCTGGACACAAGGGGATACCGATGACTCCTGTGGGGATGAACTGGGCAATGGGAGGCTTTTCATGGGTAGAGCAGATGCCCAGAGAGACTCAAGGGATGAAGCTGCAGATGAAGACGTCCAGCCACGTATCGTGCCCTACCACAAGGACCCAAACAAGCCTCACAAGAAAGTCCTCAG AACTCGTTACATTCACACTGAACTGGGCATCCGAGAACGTCTGCTGGTGGGTGTACTGACCTCCCGGGCCACCCTCAACACGCTGGCCGTGGCGGTGAACCGCACTGTTGCCCATCGCTTCCATCGCACCTTTTTCTTCACAGGCCTGCGCAGCCCTAAGGTGCCTCACGGCATGACCGTGGTTGCTCACGGCGACGACCGCCCAGTGTGGCTGATGTACGAGACGGTTCGTCACCTCCATCAGCACTACGGCTCTGACTATGACTGGTTCCTCTTAGCCCAGGATGACACTTACATGCAAGCAGATCGTCTGTCAGAGCTGGTGGGCCACCTCAGTGCAGGTCAGGACCTCTACATGGGCAGGGCGGAGGAGTTTATTGGTGGAGAAGAGAAGGCACGCTACTGCCACGGGGGCTATGGCTACCTGCTGTCACGCAGTCTGCTGGCCCGTCTGCAGCCCCACCTTGACACCTGCCGTAATGACATCCTCAGTGTGAGGCCTGATGAGTGGCTGGGCCGCTGCATTATTGACTACCTGGGTCTCAGTTGTGTGGAGGTGCACCAG GAGATGACCTATCGTTACTTTGAGCTCGGAAAAAACGCAGATCCAGAGCGCGAAGATAGCATACCGTTTAAAAATGCCTTCACAGTCCATCCTATATCAGAACCAAATCTCATGTACCGCCTACACAAACGCTTCAGCCAGATAGAGCTGGAATGGACTTACCTACAGATACAACAGCTGCAG GTGCAGATCAACAACCTGAGTGACCTGACGCCAGAGGGGAAGGCTGGAGTCACGTGGCCCATCGGAATCAACCCTCCCTTCAAACCAAGATCCCGTTTTGAGGTTATAAACTGGGAGTACTTCACTGAAGAGCATATTTACTCATGCATTGACAGCTCGCCCAAGTGTGAGATGAGAGGGGCTGACCGTGCGGATGTAAACGCAGTTCTGGAGATTGCAGTGGGGCGTCTGAATGAACGCTACCAGCCCCAGCTACGCTTCCGCAAGAGGCGTCTGCTTAATGGTTACAGGCGCTTTGATCCCACGCGTGGTATGGAGTATATGCTGGACCTTGCGCTGGAGGTGTACACCCAGAAAGGCCACAGTCAAGTCATTGCCAAACGGGTTAACTTACTGCGACCTCTCAGCGCGGTTGAGATTATCCCCATGCCCTATGTGACAGAGGCAACTCGGGTGCAGGTCATCCTACCTGTCACTGCCCAGGACCAGGACTATGTTGGTAACTTCCTCGACATGTATGTGATGAACACGTTGGACACCCATGACAATGTTTTACTCACGTTCCTGTTCATCTATGATCCCTTTGATGCACAGCGAGTCAGCCAGACCGATGTGTTTGCTGGCATTAAGGCCATGATCGGGGAGGTGGAGAAGCGCTACGGAGACGTGAAGATCCCCTGGATCAGCGTGAAGACGGAGGTGCCCTCGCAGGTCAAGCTGATGGACATCATCTCTAAGAAGCACCCAGTGGACACGCTGTTTTTCCTGGCCGGCGTGTGGACCGAGGTCAATGCTGACTTCCTGAACCGCTGCAGAATGAACGCCATCAGCAACTGGCAGGTGTTCTTCCCCATCCACTTCCAAGAGTACAGTCCTGCTGTCATGTACCGCGACCAGCAGCCCTCCGCTGCCTCCTCCTCTTTTGCTTCGGAGTCGCTGCGAGGG CCCGCCCACTTTGACCGCCATGTCTTCGACGAGGCTTGCTTTTACAATGCGGACTACATGACCGCGCGGACCAAGATGGCTGCTGACATCTTGGACAACGAGGAGCTGCTGGAAAGCATGGACGTGTACGACATATTTGTCCGTTACTCAGGTCTACATGTGTTCAGAGCTGTAGAGCCGGCGCTGATCCAGAAATACGTGCGGCGAGCGTGCAACCCCCGATTCAGCGAGGATATCTACCACCGCTGTGTCCTCAGCAACCTGGAGGGCCTGGGGTCACGCTCACATCTAGCTATGGCTCTTTTTGAGCAAGAGCAGGCCAACAGCACCTAG
- the abcf2b gene encoding ATP-binding cassette, sub-family F, member 2b — MPSDLAKKKAAKKKEAAKARQRTKKTDENEEGEQPETQINGAESNGVAFLTKELDEFELAKTEARAVTGVLASHPNSTDVHISSLSLTFHGQELLADTSLELNSGRRYGLIGLNGTGKSMLLSAIGHREIPIPEHIDIYHLTREMAPSEKTALQCVMEVDEQRIMLEKEAERLAHEDSECEKLMELYERLEELDADKAEVRASRILHGLGFTAAMQQKKLKDFSGGWRMRVALARALFIKPFMLLLDEPTNHLDLDACVWLEEELSSFKRILVLISHSQDFLNGVCTNIIHLHQRKLKYYTGNYDQYVKTREELEENQMKRFNWEQDQITHMKNYIARFGHGSAKLARQAQSKEKTLQKMVASGLTEKVVNDKTLSFCFPPCGKIPPPVIMVQNVSFKYSDNTPHIYRNLEFGIDLDTRVALVGPNGAGKSTLLKLLMGELLPTDGMIRKHSHVKIGRYHQHLTEQLELDLSPLEYMLKCFPDIKEKEEMRKIIGRYGLTGKQQVSPIRNLSDGQKCRVCFAWLASQNPHMLFLDEPTNHLDIETIDALGDAINEFDGGMMLVSHDFRLIQQVAQEIWVCENQTITKWKRDILAYKEHLKSKIEKQAHDI, encoded by the exons ATGCCATCCGACTTAGCCAAGAAGAAGGCAGCGAAGAAGAAGGAGGCTGCCAAAGCCCGCCAGCGTACCAAGAAAACTGATGAGAACGAGGAGGGTGAACAACCAGAGACTCAGATTAATGGAGCAGAGAGCAACG gTGTTGCCTTTTTGACAAAAGAGCTGGATGAATTTGAACTGGCTAAGACGGAGGCACGGGCAGTGACGGGCGTTCTGGCCTCACATCCCAACAGCACCGATGTCCACATTAGCAGCCTGTCGCTCACCTTCCATGGTCAAGAGCTGCTAGCAGACACTAGCCTGGAGCTCAACTCAGGCAGACGCTATGGTCTTATTGGCCTTAATGGCACAG GAAAATCTATGCTGTTGTCAGCCATCGGGCATCGTGAGATTCCCATTCCAGAGCACATAGATATTTACCACTTAACCCGGGAGATGGCCCCCAGCGAAAAGACGGCTCTGCAGTGTGTCATGGAGGTGGATGAACAGAGGATTATGCTGGAGAAGGAGGCAGAGAGACTTGCGCATGAGGACT CTGAGTGTGAGAAGCTGATGGAGCTGTACGAGCGTCTGGAGGAGCTGGATGCAGACAAGGCAGAGGTGCGAGCCTCTCGGATCCTCCACGGTTTGGGTTTCACCGCTGCTATGCAGCAGAAGAAACTGAAGGACTTTAGTGGTGGATGGAGGATGCGTGTTGCTCTGGCCAG AGCCCTGTTCATCAAACCCTTCATGCTGTTGCTGGATGAGCCCACTAACCACTTGGATCTGGATGCTTGTGTGTGGTTGGAGGAGGAGCTCAGTTC GTTCAAGCGAATCCTTGTGCTCATCTCACACTCTCAAGACTTCCTGAATGGTGTGTGCACAAACATCATCCACCTGCATCAgagaaaactgaaatactacaCG GGTAACTATGACCAGTATGTGAAGACCAGAGAGGAGCTGGAAGAGAACCAGATGAAGCGCTTCAACTGGGAACAGGACCAGATAACACACATGAAG AATTACATTGCCAGGTTTGGTCACGGCTCTGCAAAGCTGGCACGACAGGCACAGAGCAAAGAGAAAACGCTGCAGAAGATGGTGGCCTCAGGCTTGACTGAAAAAGTTGTGAATGACAAG ACtctgtcattttgttttcctcCCTGTGGGAAGATTCCTCCTCCTGTTATCATGGTTCAGAACGTGAGCTTCAAGTACAGTGACAACACC CCGCACATATATAGAAACCTGGAGTTTGGTATTGACTTGGATACGCGAGTGGCTCTGGTGGGGCCCAATGGAGCAGGAAAGTCCACACTGCTGAAGCTCCTGATGGGAGAG CTCCTTCCCACTGATGGCATGATCCGCAAACATTCTCATGTCAAGATTGGCCGATATCACCAG CATTTGACAGAGCAGCTGGAACTGGACCTGTCTCCTTTGGAGTACATGCTGAAGTGTTTCCCCGATAtcaaagaaaaagaggagatgAGGAAGATCATTGGTCGCTACGGGCTGACGGGAAAACAGCAG GTCAGTCCGATCAGGAACTTGTCAGATGGTCAAAAGTGCCGAGTGTGTTTTGCCTGGCTCGCCTCACAGAACCCTCACATGCTGTTCCTTGACGAGCCCACTAATCACCTGGATATCGAGACTATTGATGCATTGGGGGATGCCATCAACGAGTTTGATGGTGGCATGATGCTAGTTAGCCACGACTTCAGGCTAAttcaacag gTGGCTCAGGAAATCTGGGTGTGTGAGAATCAAACCATCACAAAATGGAAGAGGGACATCCTGGCATACAAGGAGCACTTGAAATCAAAGATCGAGAAGCAAGCGCATGacatctaa